GAACCACCCGCCCAACTACGGCCCCGGAACACCACCCCAGCCGAACAAGACGAGGCCGCTGACGCTGTCGGAGCCGTCGCCTAACATCAACTCACGGCGAACCCACGTCCGAGCATTTACACCGGATCTGGGACGCGACCGTCCGAGCGGGAACGCTCCTTGGAGGCACTCAAGGGGGACCGAACGGGTCAGCACAGCATCAGGATCAACCAGCAATGGCGGATCTGCTTCACTGGACCGCAGCTGGGCCCGAGGACGTGGAGATCGTCGACTATCACTAGGAGGTGAGCACGGTGGCGACCATCGACCCGATTCATCCCGGAGAGGTGCTCCTGGAGGAGTTCCTGGGGCCTTTGGGCGTGACGCAGCACCGGCTGGCGGTGTCGATCGGGGTGCCTCCTCCTCGGACCAACGAGATCGTGCACGGCAAGCGCCGCATCACCGCGGACACGGCCCTGCGGCTGGCGCGGTACTTCGGCACGACGGACCGTTTCTGGCTGAACCTGCAGACGCGATACGACCTGGAAATCGAACGGGACCGCCTCGGGGGCGTACTCGAGGCCATCCATCCACTCCAGCCTGCGTGACCGCCCGGCTCTCGGCCGGTCTTCACAGCCACCCAACATCGGCCCGTGGTGGGCTCATGCTTTGCGGCGGATGAGTACTTGCTCCCGTTCGCCACTCATGCGGTCAGCCTGGCGGTGGCTGGCACTGGTGAAACGCTCGCCCGGTCCAGGTGGATCAACCGGTCAGGTGCGTCATGGAGTTGTCTGCTCGGAACCAGTGGGCTGGGACCGTGAAGTCGTTGAAGGTCGGTGCGGTGATGGCCGAGTTGGTTGTCGAGGTCGTCGGCAACGAGGTTGTCGCTGAGATCACCGCAGGGTCTGTGGAGCGGTTGACGGCAGGCTGTTGGCGAGCCGGTTGTCGTGGTGGTCAGGGCCACTGAGGTCATGATCGGCCGGGAGCAGACAGGGTCGACGCGCCGACAAGATGCGTGTACGCGCGTCGCGTAGGGTCCTGTCAGCTGGGCTGGTTGCCGCCGCGGGGGTAGACCTCCAGCTCGGTGGCTTTGACGGTCAGCCAGACTTGGGCGCCGGGGCTGAGGGCCAGTTCGGCGACGGCGGCGGGGGTGACGTCGACCAGGGCGGGTGGCTGTCCGTGCAGGTCGAGCCGGACCCGGTCGGTGAGCAGGGTCAGGCCGACGATGCGGGCCGGCCAGGTGTTGCGTGCGCTGGTGGCCTCGGGTCTGCGGGTGCTGACGGTGACAGCGGATGGGCGGACCGCGACGAGGACGTCGCCGTGCTGGTTGTGGTCGGGAACGATGAAGCTTCCACCGCCGGCGACCACCACCTGCGGGCCGTCGGCGTGCCCGGTGTAGAGGTTCAACCCGACCAGTCTGGCGACGTAGTCGGTGGCGGGCCGTCGGGCGATCTGGGCTGGGGTGCCTTCCTGGACGATCCGGCCGTCCTCGAGGACCAGCAGCCGGTCGGCCAGCATCAGGGCTTCCAGCGGGTCGTGGGTGACCAGCAGGCACGGCCCAGTGAACTCGGTCAGGTGGCGCCGGAGTTCGGTCTGCACGTCGAGACGGGTTCGGGCATCGAGAGCGGACAGCGGCTCGTCGAGCAGCAAGATGGCGGGGTCTCCGGCGAGGGCCCGGCCGAGGGCCACGCGTTGAGCTTGGCCACCGGACAGGTCGGCCGGTCTGCGGTCGGCGAGTTCGGTGAGCCCGAGACGGTTGAGCCAACCCTCGGCCACAGCCTTGGCTGCGGGTCGTCCGAGGCCGCGGGCGCGGGGTGAGAAGGCGACGTTGTCGAGCACGCTGAGGTGTGGGAACAGCCGGTAGTTTTGGAATACGAAGCCGACCGGCCGGTCCGACGCCTCGAGGAAAGTTCCGCTGGTCGCATCGTCAATGGCCTGCCCGGCGAGTTGGATGCGGCCGGCCGAGACCGGGAGCAGACCCGCGAGGGCGCTGAGCAGGGTGGACTTGCCGGCGCCGTTGGGTCCGAGCACACCGAGGACCTCGCCCGGTGGCACCGTGAAGGCGACGGTCAGCGTGAAGTTGCCGCGGGCCACTTCGGCGTCAACCACCAAAGCGGTGCCAACCCCTGAGGTCACTGGCTCAGGCCGCCGCGCAGCCACCGGTCGCGCAGGGTGACCAGGACGACGACGGACACCAGGAGCAGCACCAGGCTGAGGGCGATCGCCGCGTCGGGGTTGGTTTCCAGCGCGTAGTACACCGCGATCGGCATCGTCTCGGTGCGGCCGGGGAAGCTGCCGGCGAAGGTGATCGTCGCGCCGAACTCGCCGAGTGCTCGGGCCCAGCACAGCACCGCTCCGGCGCCGAGCGATGGGGCGATCAGCGGCATGGTGACGCGCCGGAACACGGTCATGCGCGACGCCCCGAGGGTGGCGGCTGCCGCCTCGAGACCCTGGTCGGCGGAGCGCAAGGCTCCCTCGACGGCGACGATCAGGAAGGGCATCGCGACGAACGTCTCGGCCATCACCACCGCGACCGGGCTGAACGGGATGGTGACCCCAAACCAGGAGTCCAGGTAGCGGCCGACGAAGCCGTTGCGACCGAAGGCCAGCAGCAGCGCGACCCCGCCGACCACGGGGGGCAGCACCAACGGCAGCGTCACCAGCGCACGGAGCAGCCGCTGACCCGGGAACACGGTCCGCGCCAGCACCCAGGCCAGCGGCACCCCGATGAGAAGTGAGATCCCGGTGGCCGCCGTCGAGGTCCACAGCGACAGCCGCAGCGCCTGCGAGACGTCCGAGCCGCGCAGGATCGGCCACAGCTGGCCCCACGGCGCCCGGACGATCAGCCCCACCAGGGGCAGCACCAAGAACGCGACCGCCACCAGCGCGGGGACGAACAGTGGCGCGGGCACCGACCTCGGGCCACCGCCCCGGGTCACGCGCCGTTGCCGTTCCCTGGCGCTCAGGCGCGCCGGGGTCGTCAGGGTGTCCACTGTCGCCGGCCCCGGGACCGGCTGGTCAGGGCTGCTCGAACCCGGCGGCGGTCAGCAGGCTCTCACCGGCCGGGGAGAGGACGTAGGCGACGAACGCCGCAGCGGCGTCCGCGTTGCCGCTCTTGGCCAGTGCGGCGATCGGGTACGAAGTGGAAGCGTTGAAATCGGCCGGGATCGGCACGCCCGTCACCTTGGCACCGGCCGCCTTGACGTCGGTGACGTAGACGACGCCAGCGTCGACCTCACCGAGCTCGACCTTGCTCAGCACGGACTTCACGTCCGGTTCGAGGGTCACCGGCTTCACCGTGATGTTGGCGTTGGTGAACACCTTGGCCGCGGTCGCTCCGCACGGCACCTGAGGCTGGCACAGCGCGACCTTCACCGTGGGCCTCGCCAGATCGGCGACCGAGGCCACCCCGGCCGGGTTGGACGGGGGCACCGCGATCTCCATCACGTTCTTCACGAACGTGGTCGGGTTCGACAGGTAGCCCGCGGTCACCACCTGATCCATGTTCTTCGTGCTCGCCGAGGCGAACACATCCGCCGGAGCGCCGGCGGTGATCTGGGTAGCCAGGGCCGAGCTCGCCGCATAGCTGAACGTGACCTTCACCCCCGGATGGGCGGCCTCGAACTGCGTGCCGATCTGGTTGAACGCCTCGGTCAGCGACGCCGCGGCGAACACC
The genomic region above belongs to Actinomycetes bacterium and contains:
- a CDS encoding HigA family addiction module antitoxin, which codes for MATIDPIHPGEVLLEEFLGPLGVTQHRLAVSIGVPPPRTNEIVHGKRRITADTALRLARYFGTTDRFWLNLQTRYDLEIERDRLGGVLEAIHPLQPA
- a CDS encoding ABC transporter ATP-binding protein is translated as MVDAEVARGNFTLTVAFTVPPGEVLGVLGPNGAGKSTLLSALAGLLPVSAGRIQLAGQAIDDATSGTFLEASDRPVGFVFQNYRLFPHLSVLDNVAFSPRARGLGRPAAKAVAEGWLNRLGLTELADRRPADLSGGQAQRVALGRALAGDPAILLLDEPLSALDARTRLDVQTELRRHLTEFTGPCLLVTHDPLEALMLADRLLVLEDGRIVQEGTPAQIARRPATDYVARLVGLNLYTGHADGPQVVVAGGGSFIVPDHNQHGDVLVAVRPSAVTVSTRRPEATSARNTWPARIVGLTLLTDRVRLDLHGQPPALVDVTPAAVAELALSPGAQVWLTVKATELEVYPRGGNQPS
- a CDS encoding ABC transporter permease produces the protein MTRGGGPRSVPAPLFVPALVAVAFLVLPLVGLIVRAPWGQLWPILRGSDVSQALRLSLWTSTAATGISLLIGVPLAWVLARTVFPGQRLLRALVTLPLVLPPVVGGVALLLAFGRNGFVGRYLDSWFGVTIPFSPVAVVMAETFVAMPFLIVAVEGALRSADQGLEAAAATLGASRMTVFRRVTMPLIAPSLGAGAVLCWARALGEFGATITFAGSFPGRTETMPIAVYYALETNPDAAIALSLVLLLVSVVVLVTLRDRWLRGGLSQ
- the modA gene encoding molybdate ABC transporter substrate-binding protein → MRRTAVTILSVGLVATALAGCGSSSSGGSGSTAGAGSSSSASPSLSGSITVFAAASLTEAFNQIGTQFEAAHPGVKVTFSYAASSALATQITAGAPADVFASASTKNMDQVVTAGYLSNPTTFVKNVMEIAVPPSNPAGVASVADLARPTVKVALCQPQVPCGATAAKVFTNANITVKPVTLEPDVKSVLSKVELGEVDAGVVYVTDVKAAGAKVTGVPIPADFNASTSYPIAALAKSGNADAAAAFVAYVLSPAGESLLTAAGFEQP